GTGTTCGGCGCGGGTCTCAACCTGGCGATGTGCTGCGACATCCGTATCGGTGTCGATACCATGCGGGCGGGTATGCCGCCGTCAAGGCTCGGACTTGTCTATCATCCCGAAGGAATACGGCAGTTCGTCGAGGTCCTGGGAATGGCGCGGGCCCGGGAGGTCTTTTTTGCCGCCCGGAACTACCGGGGGCAGGATGCACTGGCCATGGGCCTTGTCGATCATATTGTTCCCGCGGCACAGCTTGAATCCGTCACCTATGAACTCGCCCGTGACATCGCCTCTCGGGCGCCGCTCTCCCTGAAAGGCATGAAGAGAATATTCAACATGTTCGGTGATACGGTCGTTCTGAGTGATGAACAGGTTGCCGAAGCGGAGCGGCTCATCATGGAAGCCTTTAACAGCGATGATCTGAAAGAAGGACAGGCGGCTTTTTTTGAGAAACGGAAGCCGAAATTCACGGGACGATGAGTGG
This DNA window, taken from Deltaproteobacteria bacterium, encodes the following:
- a CDS encoding enoyl-CoA hydratase/isomerase family protein; the encoded protein is MNEEHILVTDQKEHIGTIVFNRPGRRNALSPELLAKVHLTLREWAAEDNVRAVVITGGAGNIFSSGYDIAAIPTDLTPEIAQILKNSNPLELALNGVRNYPYPTIAMIGGDVFGAGLNLAMCCDIRIGVDTMRAGMPPSRLGLVYHPEGIRQFVEVLGMARAREVFFAARNYRGQDALAMGLVDHIVPAAQLESVTYELARDIASRAPLSLKGMKRIFNMFGDTVVLSDEQVAEAERLIMEAFNSDDLKEGQAAFFEKRKPKFTGR